A genomic stretch from Gopherus flavomarginatus isolate rGopFla2 chromosome 3, rGopFla2.mat.asm, whole genome shotgun sequence includes:
- the SMIM20 gene encoding small integral membrane protein 20 isoform X1: MDVAKEWNIQEKVTTISTDSELNMVAAASCLPFEHMMYIAHSLQQSITGVLSDGGLENMLAKCRKLVGHFKHSPANNTELGIQQTANGQKQKPLVQDISMWNSTLAMIQHLLCNKAAITSTLALQKHHLSVLTDKDFEKLQKLETLFEPCRFVTELRGQGREGDWYVSWSVVLPTFCHIFHVMAVSDDDAAYVVRFKNTFTRDFTKCKERTNLRFLKIATALRFKTLKCPSKSKKGEVWRMLSEVLKEQHSDAKTTEPKPPKKEINLLLVASDSDQMMKVNMHQPPLLWIIIEQNPSSA, encoded by the coding sequence ATGGATGTTGCAAAAGAATGGAATATTCAAGAAAAGGTGACAACGATTAGTACTGACAGTGAACTTAACATGGTAGCAGCAGCCAGTTGCTTGCCTTTTGAACACATGATGTACATTGCTCACAGTCTGCAGCAATCCATTACAGGAGTGCTCAGTGATGGTGGTTTAGAAAACATGCTGGCAAAATGTAGAAAACTTGTGGGCCATTTCAAACACAGTCCAGCTAACAATACAGAACTAGGAATACAACAAACTGCAAATGGACAGAAACAAAAACCTCTTGTACAAGATATTTCAATGTGGAACTCCACATTGGCTATGATTCAGCACCTTCTTTGCAATAAAGCTGCTATTACATCCACATTAGCTCTTCAAAAGCACCATCTATCAGTGCTGACAGACAAGGATTTTGAAAAACTTCAAAAGCTAGAAACACTATTTGAGCCCTGcagatttgtgactgaactccgagggcaggggagggagggggattggTATGTCTCCTGGTCCgtggttttacccacattctgccacatATTCCACGTTATGGCAGTCTCTGATGATGACGCAGCATATGTTGTTcgatttaagaatactttcacgagagattttacaaaatgcaaagaacgtaccaatctgagatttctaaaaatagctacagcactaagATTTAAGACTCTAAAGTGCCCATCAAAATCTAAGAAGGGTGAGGTGTGGCgcatgctgtcagaagtcttaaaagaacaacactctgatgcgaaaactacagaacctaaaccaccaaaaaaggaaatcaaccttttactggtggcatctgactcggatcagatgatgaaagtgaacatgcatcaGCCCCCGctactttggatcattattgagcagaatccatcatcagcatga